A stretch of Halostagnicola kamekurae DNA encodes these proteins:
- a CDS encoding NAD(P)/FAD-dependent oxidoreductase translates to MRDICIVGGGVAGLAASIFTARAGLDTIVVDGGESILARNASLENYPGFPDGVDARRYLRLVHEQAQSAGVTVELGRVSSVERIEETDPESGFVLETDGGDPIEAERVIAASWSDSEYLVPLDVGRIQRGSKHYVSVDDDGRTAVEGVYAAGRVAGEPHQTIVAAGHGAKVALSAIHDSDVNFYHDWVVPEGYFTGRGRDVPPGCEEIDDEERRERDAAARETILEAFAEPLAEKPTMHPSVDRE, encoded by the coding sequence ATGCGAGACATCTGTATCGTCGGCGGCGGCGTCGCCGGACTCGCCGCGTCGATCTTCACCGCTCGAGCGGGACTGGACACCATCGTAGTCGACGGCGGAGAATCGATCCTCGCGCGCAACGCCAGCCTCGAGAACTACCCGGGCTTTCCCGACGGGGTCGACGCCCGGCGGTACCTGCGTCTCGTCCACGAACAGGCACAGAGCGCGGGCGTCACCGTCGAACTCGGGCGCGTCTCGAGCGTCGAGCGGATCGAGGAGACGGATCCAGAATCGGGGTTCGTCCTCGAAACCGACGGCGGGGACCCGATCGAGGCCGAGCGGGTGATCGCGGCCTCGTGGTCGGACAGCGAGTACCTGGTTCCCCTCGATGTCGGCCGTATCCAGCGCGGGAGCAAACACTACGTGAGCGTCGACGATGACGGCCGAACCGCCGTCGAGGGCGTCTACGCGGCGGGACGGGTCGCCGGCGAGCCACACCAAACGATCGTCGCCGCCGGCCACGGCGCGAAGGTCGCGCTTTCGGCGATCCACGATTCGGACGTCAACTTCTATCACGACTGGGTCGTCCCCGAGGGCTATTTCACCGGCCGCGGTCGGGACGTGCCACCGGGCTGTGAGGAAATCGACGACGAGGAACGACGAGAACGTGACGCAGCGGCCCGAGAGACGATCCTCGAGGCCTTCGCGGAACCGCTCGCGGAGAAACCGACGATGCATCCCAGCGTCGACCGGGAGTAA
- a CDS encoding SDR family oxidoreductase has translation MNSAKTPLEEQVIVITGASSGIGLTTARMAADRGARVVLAARSEDALEALCEEIIEDGGDAEYVVADVSDRDDVREIARVAEDVYGGFHTWINGAAVPIYGRLEDIPVEEMHEQFETNLWGVVYGSLEAVDRLKDRDGTIINIGSVVSDRSLLFQGSYSASKHAVKAFTDALRMELEDAGTPISVTLVKPGSIDTPYPEHAKNYMDDAATLPPPVYAPEVPARAILHAAEHPQRDVTVGAGGKQLSVLGQYAPKLMDALMKAVFADQQRADQRPLPREHNTLEESSGSLADSADGLEQRGRYDGYVADSSLYTRIRQREKNRTSILGAALLAGIAAYAGYKKLRKGSHRSSD, from the coding sequence ATGAACAGCGCCAAAACGCCCCTCGAGGAGCAAGTGATCGTGATCACCGGCGCGTCGTCGGGGATCGGACTGACGACCGCGCGGATGGCAGCGGATCGAGGGGCGCGCGTGGTACTCGCCGCGCGCAGTGAGGACGCGCTCGAGGCGTTGTGCGAGGAAATTATCGAGGACGGCGGCGACGCCGAGTACGTCGTCGCCGACGTGAGTGACCGCGACGACGTACGCGAGATCGCACGCGTCGCCGAGGACGTCTACGGCGGCTTTCACACCTGGATCAACGGTGCTGCGGTCCCTATCTACGGTAGACTCGAGGACATCCCCGTCGAGGAGATGCACGAACAGTTCGAGACCAACCTCTGGGGAGTCGTCTATGGCTCGCTCGAGGCCGTCGATCGACTGAAAGACCGCGACGGAACGATCATCAACATCGGCAGCGTCGTCTCCGACCGCTCCCTGTTGTTTCAGGGTAGTTACTCGGCGTCCAAACACGCCGTCAAAGCCTTCACCGACGCGTTACGGATGGAACTCGAGGACGCGGGCACACCCATCTCGGTGACGCTCGTTAAACCGGGTTCGATCGACACGCCGTACCCCGAGCACGCGAAAAACTACATGGACGACGCGGCGACGCTTCCGCCGCCCGTCTACGCACCGGAAGTCCCTGCACGAGCGATCCTCCACGCCGCGGAACACCCACAGCGCGACGTGACCGTGGGCGCGGGCGGGAAACAACTGTCCGTTCTCGGCCAGTACGCCCCGAAGCTGATGGACGCGCTCATGAAGGCGGTGTTCGCCGATCAGCAGCGAGCGGATCAGCGACCGCTACCGCGAGAGCACAACACGCTCGAGGAGTCGTCGGGCTCTCTCGCGGACTCCGCGGACGGTCTCGAACAACGGGGGAGATACGACGGCTATGTCGCCGACTCGAGCCTCTATACCAGAATTCGACAGCGAGAGAAAAATCGAACCTCGATACTGGGCGCGGCTCTCCTCGCCGGGATCGCGGCGTACGCGGGATACAAAAAGCTGCGAAAGGGGAGCCACCGGAGTTCCGACTGA
- the hpt gene encoding hypoxanthine/guanine phosphoribosyltransferase, producing the protein MDKLQRSLLEAPIIEKDGYHYFVHPISDGVPKLDPGLLREIVIRIIRKAKLEEVDRIVTPAAMGIHISTAVSLMTDIPLTVIRKREYGLEDEVAISQQTGYSENEMYINDVREGERVLVLDDVLSTGGTLAAVLEALDEIGAEVVDTVAVIKKVGGENKVEDVDHHVKTLVNVDVVDGEVVIVDEDGD; encoded by the coding sequence ATGGATAAGTTACAGCGGTCGTTACTCGAGGCCCCGATCATCGAGAAAGACGGCTACCACTACTTCGTCCATCCGATCAGCGACGGGGTGCCGAAACTCGATCCGGGCCTGTTACGTGAGATCGTCATCCGGATCATCCGAAAGGCGAAACTCGAGGAGGTCGACCGCATCGTCACGCCGGCGGCCATGGGGATTCACATCTCCACCGCCGTCTCGCTGATGACTGATATCCCGCTTACGGTGATTCGAAAGCGAGAGTACGGACTCGAAGACGAAGTCGCGATCTCCCAGCAGACCGGCTACTCGGAAAACGAGATGTACATCAACGACGTTCGCGAGGGCGAACGCGTCCTCGTCCTCGACGACGTGCTCTCGACCGGCGGCACGCTGGCCGCGGTCCTCGAGGCGCTCGACGAGATCGGCGCGGAGGTCGTCGACACGGTCGCGGTCATCAAGAAGGTCGGCGGCGAGAACAAGGTCGAAGACGTCGATCACCACGTCAAAACCCTCGTCAACGTCGACGTCGTCGACGGGGAGGTCGTGATCGTCGACGAAGACGGCGACTGA
- the coaBC gene encoding bifunctional phosphopantothenoylcysteine decarboxylase/phosphopantothenate--cysteine ligase CoaBC: MLEGVNVALGVSGSIAAVKTVELAHELRRRGASVRAVMTDSARGIVHPWALEFATDRDVVTEITGGVEHVDLCGYDGWADVLLIAPATANTVGKIAGAVDDTPVTTCATTALGADTPVVIAPAMHEPMYDHPGVLEAIDTVEDWGVSFVDPRIEEGKAKIASEAAIVCETARATGERPLEGERVVVTSGATSEPIDPVRVLTNRSSGRMGRAVARACYVHGADVTLVHGHVGPHSLEGSSPVAGLSAGEDGVALPYANVEQVETAAELLEATLEACSAADALVSTAAIGDYTLEPSEEKLRSGAERTLDLEPTAKVIDEVRKSQPTLPIVGFKTETSGDDGAMIEAARETLARAGLAFVVANDASVMGSDRTRALLVHEENAARYEGTKADLGAEIADSLAVVLGDDPSS; this comes from the coding sequence ATGCTCGAGGGAGTCAACGTCGCGCTCGGAGTGTCCGGATCGATCGCCGCCGTCAAAACGGTCGAACTCGCCCACGAGTTGCGACGCCGGGGCGCGAGCGTTCGCGCCGTGATGACCGACAGCGCTCGCGGCATCGTCCACCCGTGGGCGCTCGAGTTCGCCACCGATCGCGACGTCGTCACCGAGATCACGGGCGGCGTCGAGCACGTCGACCTCTGCGGCTACGACGGCTGGGCCGACGTCCTGCTGATCGCGCCGGCGACCGCGAACACGGTCGGAAAGATCGCCGGGGCGGTCGACGACACGCCGGTGACGACCTGCGCAACCACCGCCCTGGGCGCGGACACGCCGGTCGTGATCGCCCCCGCGATGCACGAACCGATGTACGACCACCCGGGGGTTCTTGAGGCGATCGACACCGTCGAAGACTGGGGCGTCTCGTTCGTCGATCCGCGGATCGAAGAGGGGAAAGCGAAGATCGCCAGTGAGGCGGCCATCGTCTGCGAGACCGCTCGAGCCACGGGCGAGCGGCCGCTCGAGGGCGAACGCGTCGTCGTCACCAGCGGCGCGACGAGCGAGCCGATCGATCCCGTCCGCGTGCTGACGAACCGATCGTCGGGACGGATGGGGCGGGCCGTCGCGCGGGCCTGTTACGTCCATGGTGCGGACGTGACGCTCGTCCACGGCCACGTCGGACCACACTCGCTCGAGGGGTCGTCGCCGGTCGCCGGTCTCTCGGCGGGCGAGGACGGGGTGGCGCTTCCGTATGCGAACGTCGAGCAGGTCGAAACCGCCGCGGAGTTGCTCGAGGCGACGCTCGAGGCGTGTTCGGCGGCCGACGCGCTCGTCTCGACGGCGGCGATCGGCGACTACACGCTCGAGCCAAGCGAGGAGAAGCTTCGTTCGGGGGCGGAACGAACCCTCGACCTCGAGCCGACGGCGAAGGTTATCGACGAAGTGAGAAAGAGCCAGCCGACGCTGCCGATCGTCGGCTTCAAGACCGAAACGAGCGGCGACGACGGGGCGATGATCGAAGCGGCTCGAGAGACGTTAGCGCGGGCGGGCCTGGCGTTCGTCGTCGCCAACGACGCGAGCGTGATGGGCTCCGACCGAACGCGGGCGCTGCTCGTCCACGAGGAGAACGCGGCCCGCTACGAGGGGACGAAAGCCGACCTCGGCGCGGAGATCGCCGACTCGCTCGCCGTCGTGCTCGGGGACGACCCTTCGAGCTAA